DNA from Roseomonas gilardii subsp. gilardii:
CCGCGTCGCCATCGCCGAGCCGCGCCTGCCGGAGGAGGTGCGGCGGCTGGGCCTCGTGGTGCGCAAGGCCTCGCCCGACCTGATGATGGTCGTGCACATGTATTCGCCGGACGGGTCGCGCGATCAGCAATACGTCTCCAACTACGCCACGCTGAACGTGCGCGACCGGCTGGCGCGGCTGGACGGGATCGGCGACGTGCAGGTCTTCGGCGCGCGCGACTATTCCATGCGCGTCTGGCTCGACCCGGCCAAGGTGGCGGCGCGCGGCCTCACCGCCGGAGAGGTGGTGGAGGCGCTGCGCCGCGCCAACCTCCAGGTCGCGGCGGGCGGGCTGAACAAGCCGCCCACCGGCGGGACGGGCGCGGGCTTCGAGCTGAACATCCAGGCGCTGGGGCGCCTCTCCACGCCGGAGCAGTTCGGCGAGATCGTGGTTGCCACCAATGCGAGCGGCGCCCCGGTGCGGGTGCGCGACATCGCGCGGGTGGAACTCGGCAGCCAGGACTATTCCGTCTCCGCCTATCTGGACAATGCGGTGGCGACGGCCATCCCGATCTACCAGCGTCCCGGCTCCAACGCGCTCGCCACCGCCGAGGCGGTGCGCCACACCATGGAGGAGCTGTCGCATTCCTTCCCGCCCGGCATCACCTATGGCGTGGTCTATGACACCACCCGCTTCATCGAGCAGTCGATGGAGGCGGTGGTGCACACCTTCGGCGAGGCGGTGCTGCTGGTCGTCGTGGTGGTGGTGCTCTTCCTGCAATCCTGGCGGGCGGCGCTGATCCCGCTCCTGGCCATCCCCGTCTCGATCATCGGTACCTTCGCCGCCATGGCGGCGCTGGGGCTGTCGCTGAACACGCTGTCCATGTTCGGGCTGATCCTGGCCATCGGCATCGTGGTGGATGACGCCATCGTGGTGGTGGAGAATGTGGAGCGGCACCTGGCCCAGGGCGCCACGCCGCGCGATGCCGCCCGCCGCACCATGGACGAGGTGGGCATGGCGCTGGTCGCCATCGCCCTGGTGCTCTGCGCCGTCTTCGTGCCGACCGCCTTCATCTCCGGCATCGCCGGCGCCTTCTACGGCCAGTTCGCGGTGACGATCGCGGTGGCGACGCTGCTCTCGGCACTGGTCTCGCTGACCCTCTCGCCCGCCCTGGCGGCGCTGCTGCTGCGCCCGCATGCGCATGCGGCGCCGCGCGGGCCGCTGTCCTGGATCGGGGCGCCCTTCCGCTGGTTCTTCCGGGGGTTCAACCGCGTCTTCAACGCGCTGTCGCTGGGCTATGGCGGGCTGACGCGGCGGCTGGTGCGGCTGCCGGTGATCCTGCTGCTGCTCTATGCCGGGCTGCTGCTGGCCACGGGGCAGATGGTGCGGACCACGCCCACCGGGCTGATCCCGCCGCTCGACCGCGGCTACCTGATCGCCGCCTTCCAGCTTCCGCCCGGCGCCGCCCTGTCGCGCACCGACGCGGTGATCCGCCGCGCCTCGGAGACGGTGCTCTCCGTGCCCGGGGTGGAGCATGCCATCGCCTTCACCGGCTTCGACGGCGCCACCTTCACCAACGCACCGAACACGGGCGTGATCTTCGTCGGCCTGAAATCCTTCGAGGAGCGGGCGAAGGAGAGCGTCTCCTACGGCGCCCTCATCGGCCAGATCCAGGCCAGGCTGGCGCAGGACCGGGAGGCTCTGGCGCTGGTGATCCCGCCGCCCTCCGTGCCCGGCATCGGCACGGGCGGCGGGTTCAAGCTCTATGTGCAGGACCGGGCCGGGCGCGGGCCGAGGGCGCTGGAACAGGCGACCCAGGCGGTGCTGGCGGCGGCGCGGAAGCATGGCGAGGTCGGCTTCGCCTTCTCGCTCTTCAACACCGCCACGCCCACCCTGCGGGCGGAGGTGGACCGCACCAAGGCGGAGATGCTGGGCGTGCCGCTGGACCGGGTGTCGGAAACGCTGTCGGTCTATCTCGGCTCGGCCTTCGTGAACGACTTCAACATCCTCGGCCGCACCTACCGCGTCACCGCCCAGGCGGAGGAGGCGCAGCGCCGCACCCCGCGCGACGTGGCGCTGCTGCGCACCCGCAATGCCGACGGGCAGATGGTGCCGGTCGGCGCGCTGGCCAGCTTCCGGGACGACAGCGCGGCCTATCGCGTGCCGCGCTACAACCTCTATCCGGCGGCGGAGATCCAGGGCACGCCCGCGCCCGGCGCCTCCACCGGCCAGGCCATCGCCGCGATGCAGGCGGCGCTGGAGGAGGCCCTGCCGGACGGCTTCTCCTACGAATGGACGGAGCTGGCCCTGCAGGAGACGACGCAGGGCAACACCGCGCCGCTCGCCTTCGGGCTGGCCGTGGTCTTCGTCTTCCTGCTGCTGGCCGCCCTCTACGAGAGTTGGCTGCTGCCGCTGGCGGTGGTGCTGATCGCGCCGATGTCGGTGCTGGCGGCGCTGCTCGGCGTGGTCTGGCGCGGGCTGGACAACAACGTGCTGGTGCAGGTCGGGCTGGTGGTGCTGGTCGGGCTGGCGGCCAAGAACGCCATCCTGATCGTGGAATTCGCCCGGGCGGCGGAGCGCGACGGCATGAGCCGCTG
Protein-coding regions in this window:
- a CDS encoding efflux RND transporter permease subunit, which translates into the protein MRFARFFIDRPVFAAVISIAITLVGGIALLRLPISEYPDIAPPTVTITANYPGASAATVAETVATPIEQEVNGVEGMLYLNSQSTGDGKLSINVVFRQGTDVDAAQVLVQNRVAIAEPRLPEEVRRLGLVVRKASPDLMMVVHMYSPDGSRDQQYVSNYATLNVRDRLARLDGIGDVQVFGARDYSMRVWLDPAKVAARGLTAGEVVEALRRANLQVAAGGLNKPPTGGTGAGFELNIQALGRLSTPEQFGEIVVATNASGAPVRVRDIARVELGSQDYSVSAYLDNAVATAIPIYQRPGSNALATAEAVRHTMEELSHSFPPGITYGVVYDTTRFIEQSMEAVVHTFGEAVLLVVVVVVLFLQSWRAALIPLLAIPVSIIGTFAAMAALGLSLNTLSMFGLILAIGIVVDDAIVVVENVERHLAQGATPRDAARRTMDEVGMALVAIALVLCAVFVPTAFISGIAGAFYGQFAVTIAVATLLSALVSLTLSPALAALLLRPHAHAAPRGPLSWIGAPFRWFFRGFNRVFNALSLGYGGLTRRLVRLPVILLLLYAGLLLATGQMVRTTPTGLIPPLDRGYLIAAFQLPPGAALSRTDAVIRRASETVLSVPGVEHAIAFTGFDGATFTNAPNTGVIFVGLKSFEERAKESVSYGALIGQIQARLAQDREALALVIPPPSVPGIGTGGGFKLYVQDRAGRGPRALEQATQAVLAAARKHGEVGFAFSLFNTATPTLRAEVDRTKAEMLGVPLDRVSETLSVYLGSAFVNDFNILGRTYRVTAQAEEAQRRTPRDVALLRTRNADGQMVPVGALASFRDDSAAYRVPRYNLYPAAEIQGTPAPGASTGQAIAAMQAALEEALPDGFSYEWTELALQETTQGNTAPLAFGLAVVFVFLLLAALYESWLLPLAVVLIAPMSVLAALLGVVWRGLDNNVLVQVGLVVLVGLAAKNAILIVEFARAAERDGMSRWQAAEAAARTRLRPILMTSLAFILGVLPLAVATGAGAEIRQSLGTAVFAGMLGVTLFGLLFTPVFYVVASAMARRQDRRAAGAVAPAE